DNA sequence from the Cohnella herbarum genome:
ATCACGGGTTTCGTCAGCTTCTCGCCGATTCGGCAAATGCGGCGTAACGCTTCTTCCAAGGCGCTCCGGCTGGCGACTAAACCTTTGTCCAGCAAATGCAGGTAGAAATCGATCGGCTGAACTTCCAGTACGTCGTAGAACGCCGCCACTTCCTCGGCCTCTTCCTGCGACTTGTTCAGCACCGTCTCGAACAATTCGCCCTTCTCGCAGCCCGATATGACCAGCAAACCTTCGCGATGCTCGATCAGCTTGCTCTTCGGAATACATGCAACGCGGTTTAGATAATCCGTATGGGATAAGGAAATGAGCTTAAATAAGTTTTTCTTGCCGACCGCGTTCAGCGCGTAGACGCCGCAATGGAACGGACGGGTCGTTTTCCAACTATTATCGTTAACTTCATTCAACGCATTTAACTCCGTTACGCCGCGGACCATAGCGTCTTTCAGCAAACCGGTCAGGATGCCGCCCAAAGCAATCGTATCGTCGATAGCTCTATGGTGATTTTCCAATGAAACCTTGTATAGCGATGCTAGCGTGTTTAATCGGTGATTCTTCATCGAAGGATGCAGGAACCGAGCCAACTCCAACGTATCCAGCGCGGGATTCGAGATGGGAGGAAGGCCGTGTTGCTTGCAAGCTTCCTGCATGAAACCCACGTCGAACCTCGCGTTATGAGCGACGAGAACGGCATCCCCGATGAAGGCGATGAACTCCTTCAGCTTCGGTTCGAGTTCCGGCGCATCCGCGACCATTTCATCCGTGATGTTCGTTAATTGTTGGATGTTATAAGGAATCGGCTCATGCGGGTTCACGAACGTTTCGAATCGGTCGACTTCCTGTCCGTTCACCATCTTGATGCCCGCGAGCTCGATGATTTTGTTGTTCGTCACCGAAAGCCCCGTCGTCTCGATATCGAACACGACGTATTCGGCGTCCGCCAAGCTTTGCTCCCTTGGCTGAATAACCATAGGGACGGCATCGTTGACAACGTTCGCTTCCACTCCGAACATTACTTTAATGCCGTGTTTTTTCCCGGCTTTGGCCGCATCCGGGAAACATTGGACGTTCGCGTGGTCCGTGACCGCGATCGCTTTATGCCCCCACTTCGCCGCCGTCTTAATGTAGACGTCGACGGGAGTTACCGCGTCCATCGTGCTCATCGTCGTGTGCAGATGAAATTCGACCCGTTTCTCCTCCGCAGTGTCCTTAGGCTCGGCAGGAGGCATCATCTCGCGTATGTCGTTCGGGAACATAACGAGCTCGGGAGGGTTAAGAAACCGATCGTATTCGATCTTGCCTCGCATCTTCACCCATTTGCCGTTAGCGAGCAAGCCGAGCATCTTGACGTCTTCTTTGTTTTTGCCGAATATCTTAATCGACAACGAATCCGTGAAATCGGTAATATAACATTGGAACAAAGTGCTGCCCGTTCTAAGCTCCTTCGTCTCCAAGCCGAAGATCACGCCCTGCACGGTAACCTTCTTCTCTTCCTCGCGGATTTCCTGTATCGGAACGGCGGGTTCCTTGATCTCGTAACCGTGAGCGAGAGTTTGCGGAGCTTCGCCTTCCTCTACCGGAACTTCCTCTCTCGCGCTGGCCATCAGTTGCTCGATCGCCTCTCGATTTTCCTGCTCGATTTTCTGCGTGAACTCGGAGTAAGTTTCCGGCTTTGTTTCTCCAACCGCGAGCTTTACCCGACAAGGACGAAGAAATCGTTCCTCGAAAAATTTAGCGGCATATACGTCGATTTCTTTTTTTCGCGCAAGCCCTAAGTTCGTATCGTTAAGTAAAGTAATCGTAAGGATGTCGCCTTCCACGCCCACGTCGGCTTTCGCTAGCCATCCGTTGACCGAAGCGATTTCTTGCTGCATCCTCTCCACGAATACCATCCAATACTCCTGAACGATACTCTGCGTGGTCACGGTAGGCGCATAGTTGAATATCATGCCGATCTCCGCGATATGTCCGAGCTTTGCCTTAACCCTCTCCGCGAATCCGGTATAAATGGGTTTAGGAATTATTGTATTCTTCCCGATATATAAGGTCCATTCCTTGCTGGAACGGCTGATTTCCACCTTCTCGATATGACCGTCCCGAAAATGTTGCCCTAGCCACTCGGTCGGCAGCTCCGCCTGTTGCAGCAGTACCTCGAACCGTTTTCGTTGATCTTCCGTCGGCTGCATCCCCACGTTCCTCTCCTGTCCCACACCCGGTAAATATAAAAGCTTCCGTGAAAAAGGTCCGATGCACATGCATCCGTAAACCGTCTTCAATCAGAAGCTAACGTTACGCTTTCTATTATTCTACCTGAATGACCATATGCGAGCAATACATAATCTCGACCGCTTTCGTAGATTTATATTCGTAGATCATCTGCTTAACGCTTCGATTGCGCTCTGCAATTCGACGTCCCGGCCTTCCAGATAACGTTCTCGAAAAGTGTCTTCGTTAAGAGGAATCCGAATGTCGGGAATCGCTCCCCCGATGCCCGCGCCGTTGGAATCTCCTTGAATCCGCCCCTTCTCGTCAAGCGATCTGCCGTCGGGAAAATGTACGGCAAGATCTCCGGGCAGCTCGATTTCGATGGGGCTGCTCATAATGCCGAAGGAAGCCGCGGATGGCGTGAAACCGATGACCGTAACGTTGGGCAAGCCGTCCAGCGCCAGAGGAATGCCTTCTGCCGAACTGCCCGTACGATTGTTGATCAGAATCGCGATTTTACCGCCATAATAAGGCTCCCGTGGTACCACGGAGATGATTTCATTGCGATTGACCTCGAAACGTCCCGAATTCCGATTGTAATAACTTACCGTTTCGTAATGTTGCCGTTCTTGGACGAAAAATGCGGCGATGTCGGCGGCCATTTGATCTTCACCTCCAGGGTTGTTCCTTAAGTCGATAATCAAACCTTTTACCTGCTTCTCCAGAAAGCCTCGAATCGCTTCACCAACGCTTTTTGTCGGAGAGATGACACCCGGGCTTGATAACAAATGCTTAATTTTCACGTAGCCGATTCCGTTGTCAAGCCATTGGCTTTCTACGGGGGACACTTTCAAATCGGCTTCGGTTAGCTTTGGTTTCGTACGTTTTAACGTCTCGAATCCGTCGTCGTAAGCCGTTAATTTTGTTGCAATAAGTCGTTGTTCCCCCAGATTACGAAACTCCACTCGTACGGAATTACCGACTTTGGCCCGCGCCATAAAACGACCTTTATTTTCGGCTATCGCCTCGATCGTAGCCGAATTTGCATCGCTCCAAGAGGTACGCTCGAACGCTTCTTCCGCTGTCATGCCGTTCCAACCGACAATTTCCGCCCCCGGTTTCATGCCGCCCAGATCGGCCGGACTGCCCGGAATCACAAAGCTGGCAAGCACTTCCCCGTTATCGAGCTTTACGACGCTGATGCCGAATCCTCCGCCGACCGAATCATA
Encoded proteins:
- a CDS encoding PolC-type DNA polymerase III, which gives rise to MQPTEDQRKRFEVLLQQAELPTEWLGQHFRDGHIEKVEISRSSKEWTLYIGKNTIIPKPIYTGFAERVKAKLGHIAEIGMIFNYAPTVTTQSIVQEYWMVFVERMQQEIASVNGWLAKADVGVEGDILTITLLNDTNLGLARKKEIDVYAAKFFEERFLRPCRVKLAVGETKPETYSEFTQKIEQENREAIEQLMASAREEVPVEEGEAPQTLAHGYEIKEPAVPIQEIREEEKKVTVQGVIFGLETKELRTGSTLFQCYITDFTDSLSIKIFGKNKEDVKMLGLLANGKWVKMRGKIEYDRFLNPPELVMFPNDIREMMPPAEPKDTAEEKRVEFHLHTTMSTMDAVTPVDVYIKTAAKWGHKAIAVTDHANVQCFPDAAKAGKKHGIKVMFGVEANVVNDAVPMVIQPREQSLADAEYVVFDIETTGLSVTNNKIIELAGIKMVNGQEVDRFETFVNPHEPIPYNIQQLTNITDEMVADAPELEPKLKEFIAFIGDAVLVAHNARFDVGFMQEACKQHGLPPISNPALDTLELARFLHPSMKNHRLNTLASLYKVSLENHHRAIDDTIALGGILTGLLKDAMVRGVTELNALNEVNDNSWKTTRPFHCGVYALNAVGKKNLFKLISLSHTDYLNRVACIPKSKLIEHREGLLVISGCEKGELFETVLNKSQEEAEEVAAFYDVLEVQPIDFYLHLLDKGLVASRSALEEALRRICRIGEKLTKPVIATGNVHYLAPREKIFRDITIHGITGFSPLKDQRKPDAHFRTTAEMLEAFQFLGAEKAYEVVVKNTSELADRFEEIKLFPDKLFTPIIEGADDEIRNTCYDTAKSMYGDELPQLVIDRLEKELVPIIKFGFSANYLISEKLVKKSNKDGYLVGSRGSVGSSVVAMFLGISEVNPLPAHYLCVNPECKHSEWFLDGSVPSGFDLPDKACPHCSTIMKGEGQDIPFETFLGFKGDKVPDIDLNFSGEYQPTAHNFTKEMFGEKGVFRAGTIGTVAEKTAFGFTKKYEEEQGKSWRGAELNRLAAGCTGVKRSTGQHPGGIVVVPDYIEVEDVTPVQFPADDKNSEWKTTHFDYHAFEDNLLKLDILGHDDPTMMRMLQDLTGVDPTTIPMNDPKVMSMFNSVTALGVSPQQIRSPVATFGVPEMGTRFVRQMLEETKPSSFADLLQISGLSHGTGVWLGNAQELIKNNTCTIKTVIGCRDDIMLFLIYKAGMDASLAFKITESVRKGRGLTPEWIEEMKRCKVPQWYIDSCLRIEYMFPKAHAAAYVISAVRTAYFKLYYPIEYYATYYSVRAADFDVELFCQGYDAILKMLLEIEEKGFQATTKEKSMISILEMGLEMTARGLKFKSVDLYRSEATRFIIDGDSLIPPFGAIAGVGENAARNIAASREEGDFLSIEDFQQRSKASKTIVEVLTGLGTFRGLPESNQLMLF
- a CDS encoding S41 family peptidase, with the translated sequence MSFIGTIDSIKWLTVYTAFLIVLQLFVLLRYALPIKNQVRAFDFVPSVGVLVALVSLLIVGDASLPALVLYGLTVLQFLLTLQRLFQRKRPWVPSRKPLIRVVRMAIGLLGVIPISISLMYAGVLRYNPTSEFGELGYAEAFVRMNDRLSREYPFGEWKNIDWRALRNKYEPIFAKADQDSDEAAYYRTLREYLFSFKDGHVKIANENVYDGNNHFYDSVGGGFGISVVKLDNGEVLASFVIPGSPADLGGMKPGAEIVGWNGMTAEEAFERTSWSDANSATIEAIAENKGRFMARAKVGNSVRVEFRNLGEQRLIATKLTAYDDGFETLKRTKPKLTEADLKVSPVESQWLDNGIGYVKIKHLLSSPGVISPTKSVGEAIRGFLEKQVKGLIIDLRNNPGGEDQMAADIAAFFVQERQHYETVSYYNRNSGRFEVNRNEIISVVPREPYYGGKIAILINNRTGSSAEGIPLALDGLPNVTVIGFTPSAASFGIMSSPIEIELPGDLAVHFPDGRSLDEKGRIQGDSNGAGIGGAIPDIRIPLNEDTFRERYLEGRDVELQSAIEALSR